The sequence GGTTGGCAGACCCGACTGAATGCCTTCCTGCGTGAAGCTATCGCTGCCGAACAAAACCAAAGATCCCGGAAGCACACATCTTAAAGAGCAGGTGCCTTGCTCGGCGGCAAAAATGGCTCGATCACTGTCCCCTATGCATCCGACAGCCAAAACAAATACCGCATAAGGGCCTCCAACTCATTGAGCGAAAGACTGGAGTCTGATTTGCGGCATCAAATCAAGGCAGTAAATCGGTTTTGACCCTAGAACGCGAGTGAGCATAGAAATTCTCCTTTTTTAGCGTTTAGGAAGCCTGCCGCCTGCCTGTAGGCAGGCATCAAGTGTATCATAGGGTGTGTAGTGCCGAGTTTTTGAATAATATGTAGTTCCGGGCGCATGGCAGATACCGCTGCGAGACATTTTTACAGAACCGCTAACTACTCCTTGGGCAATAGCACTAGGTTCAGTGGCTGTTGGGTTACCATAATTGGGCAGCTGCGCCGATGCGTTGCCACCTCTCCGATATTCCCATGGGGGTATTGGGTTGGAATCCGACCAAATAGCTAACCGAGTCTGTCTTGCTGTACCTTCGGCAGCAGAATACTTAACTCTATCATCTGGGCTTTGGTCTGATTGATATTGCTTATAATACCATGCGTAACCGCGCTCTATTTGAGCCAAATTAGCATCTATCCCGCCTACGAATATTTTGCATAAATTTTCAGCATACCGATCAGTGCTTGGGCAGTCTGCTACTACTTGTTTGTTGAATACCAGTTCTGAAAGGCTCTGCTTGGATTCCTGTCCGAAAGCTTGGGAGTTTTCCGGTGCATCTATTCCCATCAAGCGGATTTTATGTTGCCGATTATTCTGGTCGAGTAGTGTTACGGCGTCTCCATCAGATACACCAACTATTTTCCCAGATAATTGGTTTGCCGCCGCCGTTTCAGTTGTGGTTAGAATGATAAGTGCGATAATGACGCGCAAGAGGCGCAGTAAATATTTTATCTGTGGTTTTGTAGTATTACCCATGCTGCACCTCTACTTCATTGGCTATAAGACCAATCTATATTGATGCTAACATGCATGAATGCTGTATTGAATTGATAATGCAATGAAAACATTGGTAGCTTTATTTAACTGACTGCCTGCAAATTGTATATATACAATAACAGGCAATCCAGTCATGTATCTATCCAAGTAAACACATAATATTCCGCCCTCACGCATTCAGCCGACGGCGATTTTTTCCAGCCATTCCTGCTTGTGCTTCAGCGTTGCTCCGGCCCCGTAGCGGGGTCTGTGGAAAGTGTGTCCCATTAGTTCCGCTGCGATACGGTCGGGTGCGTCTACGGCGATCAGCCGGTCCTGGAACGCATGTCGCAGGGAATACAGGCTCTGGGTTTTTGTCTCGAACAGATTGTGCTCGTTCATGTACTTGTTGATCGCCGTGGTGAAGCTGTCTGTCTTGCCGCGATAGCGCTGGATGCCTCCGTTTTGCAGAAGCTGTCGGGCTGCCTCCAGAGCGGCGCCGACCAAGGGAATATCTCGCCTTGATTGCGATGTCTTGATAGCGCGCACCGCATTCGGCCTGATCTTGATGTGGGGAACAGGCCCTTCCAGCAAGATATCCTCGGGTTCCAGCCCGCAGATCTCCCCGGGGCGTGCACCGGTTTCCACCAGAATGGCAACCAGGCAGCGGGCTTCCTCGTTCACGCCGGACAACGCACCCGGCCCAAGAAGCGTTCCCCGGATCCAGTCTGTCGAGACGGTCTCGCCACGGTTTTTGCCCATTCCATCGGTTTCGCGGAACATCAGGTCGGCAAAAGGATTCTTGAAGCCAAGCCCCAGCTTTTCATCAACAACCCGGATCATGCCCTTGATATGGATCAGGTCACGGTTCGCCGTGTTGACAGCAAGGTTCTCCGCCCCCAGGCGAACGGCCCACCAGTCACGGAATATCAGGGCATCGGTGCGGGTTACCTCTGTCAGTGGTTTGTCTCCAATCACAGAGATCAGGTTGCGGACGGCCCTTTCACGGGCCAGACGCCAGCCCCGGATCTGCCTTTCGTTCTTTCCGCGCAGCAGTTCCGGGGTCAGGCGGGCATATTCGGGGTAAAGGTCGGACAGAAGCAGGACAGGCCGCTCAACGCCGCCCATGACAGCGACAATGGTGGCCGGCGTCACGGTATCCTGCAGGGATTCAAGGCGCTCGACAGCGTCTCCGACGGGCCCGGCCACCAGCTCGGAAAGAGGGCGATACACCCAGCCCAGGCGGCGGGAAAGCGCGACGGCACGCTGATAGCGTTCACGCAGGGCAGCTGTTTCGCCGCCAAGGCGCAGTTCCGCCCAATAGGTCTCGACGGCAGTATTGATGTGACCAACAAGCCGACGTGCCACATCGAAGCTGTCTGTGCCGAGCGCAATCTTCACAAAACGACCCAGCTGAGGTGCCAGATCGATGGGTGCCCGTCGCCGGAAATAGAGTGTACGCCCTTGTTGTACGATATAGCGACTGGTCACGTTGCGATCCCAATGTATCCAAAAATGTATCCAAAAATGTATCCAAAAATGTATCCAAAAACGCGCTGTTTAACGTATCCCAAACCCGGAGGGGGCAGAAGGGGTCCCGTTAATGCATTGTTTTTAAAGCAAAAACCCCCGCGACTGAAACATGTCGCGGGGGTTTTTATGGCGCACTCGACAGGATTCGAACCTGTGACCCCTGCCTTCGGAGGGCAGTACTCTATCCAGCTGAGCTACGAGTGCTTTATAAGGCCCCACTATGCAGCTTACACAGCGGAGGAGCGGACAATACTGCATGTTCTCTGGTTAAAGCAACGACAATCGACCACAAGAAAACAGCAAAACACAGCATCAGCCCACAAGCCAGCTCAGGCATGCCCTGCTGTGTCGCTCAGCATGGCCGGCTCAAAACCCAGTTTACGGATGGCCCGCTCCCATTTCTGCTCCGTTTCTTGGCCAAAAAGAAGGGCCTCATCGGCGTCAACCGTGAGCCAAGCGTTCTCCTTCAGCTCGCTGTCCAGCTGACCAGGGCTCCAACCTGCGTAACCCAGCACCATCAGGCTCGCACGCGGCCCCTCTCCAGCCGCAATGGCCTGCAGAACATCTGTCGTCGCTGTCAGGGCAATGTCTGAATCAACGGTCAAAGTCGCGGGTTGGCTATACTCCGCCGTATGCAGGACAAAACCGCGTGCAGACTCAACGGGCCCGCCAAAATGAACCCGGATATCCTTGCAATGGGGTGTACTTTCAATGCCCAATTGCTCCAAAATGTCGGGGAAAGATACTTGGGCGATAGGGCGGTTTATAACCAACCCCATTGCACCTTCCGCAGAATGGGCACAAACGTATATGACGGTACGGGCAAAATTCGGGTCATTGATGGCTGGCATGGCGACCAGACATTTCCCGGCGATATAACCTGATGTGAGCTGTGCTTTTCCCATGACTCTCCATCTATTCGCTAACGGGCGCCAGTGCAAGCCATGTAATGCGCAGAACAGGGCATTTGGCCGATTGTCTCACGAAGCAGGGCCGATACCTAGACAGGGAAATCGGGAAAGGCTGGTTTATGGCTGGATGGCTTACTTTCAACAGTGGGTGGCCAAAGGCATGCCCAAGCCACCAGAAGGGGCACTGATGCGTCATTTACTATTTTTTCTTTTCATAACAGCCTGTTCCATATCTCCATTGCGGGCACAAGAGGAAAGCACCACCTCCTTCGTCACAACGCCGGAGGCCCGTATCAGTCTTCTGGCCGGACAGACAGCAACAAAAGGACAAGGTGCCCTACTTCTCGGGCTTCGCTTTGAGCTGGAAAAAGGCTGGAAAATCTACTGGCGTAACCCTGGTGATGCTGGATTTCCCCCAACCCTATCATGGGACAATTCGGTGAATCTGGCCGATGCCAGAATCATCTGGCCTGTGCCCTCACGATTCTCTTGGGCTGGACTTGAAACCATTGGGTACGAGGGTGATGTCACCCTGCCCATAGAGGCACGGATTGCAGACCCAGACAAACCGCTCCACGCCAGCCTAAGGGTCGACTATCTGGTGTGCTCGAACATTTGCATACCCGGAACCGCCAACTTGGCCCTGACCCTGCCGGATGGAGAGGGATCCATATCTGCAGATGCCGAACAGATCAATGCATACAAGTGGCAAGCTCCTGGTTCCCATCACGGTCTTCGCATTCTGTCCGCTGCGTACAAAACAGGAGAGAACGGCCTGCCACTTCTGAGCATAGAGGCAGAATCAGACACGCCGTTCTCGGATGCCATAGACCTCTTCGCTGAATACGATATGCAGGACACTCCTGAATTCGTCGGCACACGCAGACCAACGGTTACAACAAGCAGCAACACGAAACGGATCCACGTGGAGACACGGCTGGAAACACGTCCCGCTCTTGACCAGCGCCTCACACTGACCCTCGTCGATGGAAACAGGGGGACAGAATCCACACTGATACCTGATCACGCGTCACCGTCACCTACACTGTCCCAGCCGGGATTGGTAGCCATGCTGGGACTTGCTTTCATTGGCGGGCTGATCCTGAACCTGATGCCCTGCGTCTTGCCAATCCTGTCATTAAAGATCCTGCATCTGGCCCATCATGCTGGACGGAACCAACGCGAGATACGTATGGGATTCACCGGGTCCGGTATCGGCGTCGTCCTGACCTTTGTGGGAATTGGGATCATACTGGCAACCCTGAAAGCAGGTGGGGCGGCACTTGGATGGGGTATTCAGTTCCAGAATCCCCTGTTCTTGGGCATTCTGGTCATTATCCTGACTGCTTTTGCCCTGAATCTCTGGGGCCTGTTTGATATTCGCCTGCCAAACTGGTTGTTGCGGACGACAGAAACCTCGCTTCCATCCTCATCGCAATGGCTCCCATCCATAGCCAACGGCGCCTTTGCAACCCTTCTGGCAACCCCGTGCTCGGCACCATTTCTGGGAACGGCTGTTGGATTTGCCCTAGCACAAGGCCCATGGAATATCATGGTGATATTCGTGGTCATGGGGTTTGGCATGGCCCTTCCCTGGTTTCTGGTAGCCATCACTCCCAAACTTGGGCAATGCCTGCCCCGGCCCGGATACTGGATGATCCGCTTGCGTCAGATTATGGGGCTTACACTTTTGGCAACCGCCTTCTGGTTGCTCACGGTCATCCTTGCCCAATACCGGGGACCCGACGAGCCAGAAGAAGGATGGGTTGCGTTCGACACACAGATGATTGGCGCCCACATTGCTAATGGTCAAACCGTTTTTGTCGATGTTACGGCACGGTGGTGCATAACTTGCCAAGTGAACAAGGCCGTTGTCCTGTCGCAGGAACCCGTTTCCACACTTCTGTCACAACCCGGCATTATTGCCATGCAAGCAGACTGGACCAGCCAGAATCCGTTCATATCGCAGTATATGGCCAGTCACGGGCGATATGGCATTCCCTTTAATGCGGTTTACGGCCCGGGACGACCGGATGGCATCATCCTGCCGGAACTGCTGACCGCACAGACTGTACAGGAAGCACTGAAACAAGCCCAATATCCTGACAAACATATCATTACGGAAAACAACGGGACTGTTCCCTGAAGCGAAATTAGCTCCTGTGTTACAATCTTCTGTCCATAAGCAGAAACGGCGGGAGACCCGGAATGACGCTGTTCAGGGCACTGAGGGCCTTGCTGCTTGCGTATGCCATCCTTCCTACTCCATGCGCCATGGCAGAAGGGTTGCCGGTTGCCACCGGTGATTACCCGCCTTACTCCGGTCAGGCACTTCCCGGGGGCGGAATATCAACCCAGCTGGTCATGGCGGCCTTCAAGGCTGCCAAGATGGCCGAGCCAGAAATTCTGTGGGAATCTTGGAAGCGCGGTTATGAACGCAGCAAAAACGGTGAGATTGCGGCCACGTTCCCCTATGCCAAGGACGATGAACGTGAACAGCACTTCCTGTTCACAGACCCGCTCCACATGGATCAAGTCTCATTCTTCACCCGATCCTTAGACATTGATGCCGTCAACGGGTCTTGGGCCAACATGAAAATCTGCATTCCACAGGGATGGATTGTAGAAATGTATAGGGAGGTTATGGACGCATTCTCCCTGACCCTGCAACAACCTGCCAGCATGGAACACTGCATGAAGATGCTGCAGGGAAAGAGAGTTGATCTGGTGCCATGTGCAACAATTGTCGGAATTTATGAAATTAAACAAGCCTTTGGCAGTACAGAGGGTTTTACAGCCTCCCCACATCACCGCCGCGAAAACAGGACCTATCTGATGATCAGCCGCGCGTGGCCAGATGCCGACAAAGTGGTTGAGGCTTTCAACATGGGGCTGAAATCAATCCGCGAGAGTGGAGAGTACGCCCGTATTACCAAGGAATATACATTGAACAGCCCGTGATCTTCCAAACTTACGCTATCAATCCAGATGCAGCTTTACGGCCTTACAGACGGAGAAACAGGATGAAATGCTTCCCTGCCCTGCTCGCCACTCTTCTGTTCTGCATAAATGCCGGGCCGTCTGCAGCACAGGATCCGCTGTCGCTGGTCACCGGAGACTATGCACCCTATTCCGGTGAAAATCTGCCCCAAGGCGGACTATCCACAATTCTGGTGCGGGCTGTTTTCAAGGCTATGGACATGCCCGAACCAAAAATGCTGTGGATGCCTTGGAAGCGGGGATACGAACAGGCAAAAAGCGGTGAATTCCCGGCAACATTTCCCTACTTCAAGGATTCCGAGCGCGAGAAGGATTTTCTCTTCTCCGAACCTCTGCACATCTACAAGCGCGTATTCTTTGCCCGCTCACAGCACATCGAAGCCCTGAAGGGTGAGTGGAA comes from Haematospirillum jordaniae and encodes:
- a CDS encoding thermonuclease family protein; translation: MGNTTKPQIKYLLRLLRVIIALIILTTTETAAANQLSGKIVGVSDGDAVTLLDQNNRQHKIRLMGIDAPENSQAFGQESKQSLSELVFNKQVVADCPSTDRYAENLCKIFVGGIDANLAQIERGYAWYYKQYQSDQSPDDRVKYSAAEGTARQTRLAIWSDSNPIPPWEYRRGGNASAQLPNYGNPTATEPSAIAQGVVSGSVKMSRSGICHAPGTTYYSKTRHYTPYDTLDACLQAGGRLPKR
- a CDS encoding DUF6538 domain-containing protein, which translates into the protein MTSRYIVQQGRTLYFRRRAPIDLAPQLGRFVKIALGTDSFDVARRLVGHINTAVETYWAELRLGGETAALRERYQRAVALSRRLGWVYRPLSELVAGPVGDAVERLESLQDTVTPATIVAVMGGVERPVLLLSDLYPEYARLTPELLRGKNERQIRGWRLARERAVRNLISVIGDKPLTEVTRTDALIFRDWWAVRLGAENLAVNTANRDLIHIKGMIRVVDEKLGLGFKNPFADLMFRETDGMGKNRGETVSTDWIRGTLLGPGALSGVNEEARCLVAILVETGARPGEICGLEPEDILLEGPVPHIKIRPNAVRAIKTSQSRRDIPLVGAALEAARQLLQNGGIQRYRGKTDSFTTAINKYMNEHNLFETKTQSLYSLRHAFQDRLIAVDAPDRIAAELMGHTFHRPRYGAGATLKHKQEWLEKIAVG
- a CDS encoding YqgE/AlgH family protein; its protein translation is MGKAQLTSGYIAGKCLVAMPAINDPNFARTVIYVCAHSAEGAMGLVINRPIAQVSFPDILEQLGIESTPHCKDIRVHFGGPVESARGFVLHTAEYSQPATLTVDSDIALTATTDVLQAIAAGEGPRASLMVLGYAGWSPGQLDSELKENAWLTVDADEALLFGQETEQKWERAIRKLGFEPAMLSDTAGHA
- a CDS encoding protein-disulfide reductase DsbD family protein, which produces MPKPPEGALMRHLLFFLFITACSISPLRAQEESTTSFVTTPEARISLLAGQTATKGQGALLLGLRFELEKGWKIYWRNPGDAGFPPTLSWDNSVNLADARIIWPVPSRFSWAGLETIGYEGDVTLPIEARIADPDKPLHASLRVDYLVCSNICIPGTANLALTLPDGEGSISADAEQINAYKWQAPGSHHGLRILSAAYKTGENGLPLLSIEAESDTPFSDAIDLFAEYDMQDTPEFVGTRRPTVTTSSNTKRIHVETRLETRPALDQRLTLTLVDGNRGTESTLIPDHASPSPTLSQPGLVAMLGLAFIGGLILNLMPCVLPILSLKILHLAHHAGRNQREIRMGFTGSGIGVVLTFVGIGIILATLKAGGAALGWGIQFQNPLFLGILVIILTAFALNLWGLFDIRLPNWLLRTTETSLPSSSQWLPSIANGAFATLLATPCSAPFLGTAVGFALAQGPWNIMVIFVVMGFGMALPWFLVAITPKLGQCLPRPGYWMIRLRQIMGLTLLATAFWLLTVILAQYRGPDEPEEGWVAFDTQMIGAHIANGQTVFVDVTARWCITCQVNKAVVLSQEPVSTLLSQPGIIAMQADWTSQNPFISQYMASHGRYGIPFNAVYGPGRPDGIILPELLTAQTVQEALKQAQYPDKHIITENNGTVP
- a CDS encoding substrate-binding periplasmic protein, which produces MTLFRALRALLLAYAILPTPCAMAEGLPVATGDYPPYSGQALPGGGISTQLVMAAFKAAKMAEPEILWESWKRGYERSKNGEIAATFPYAKDDEREQHFLFTDPLHMDQVSFFTRSLDIDAVNGSWANMKICIPQGWIVEMYREVMDAFSLTLQQPASMEHCMKMLQGKRVDLVPCATIVGIYEIKQAFGSTEGFTASPHHRRENRTYLMISRAWPDADKVVEAFNMGLKSIRESGEYARITKEYTLNSP
- a CDS encoding substrate-binding periplasmic protein, with protein sequence MKCFPALLATLLFCINAGPSAAQDPLSLVTGDYAPYSGENLPQGGLSTILVRAVFKAMDMPEPKMLWMPWKRGYEQAKSGEFPATFPYFKDSEREKDFLFSEPLHIYKRVFFARSQHIEALKGEWNSMRLCVPLGWTVEPFAEIIREYSMELQRPASLESCMRMLESSRTDLIVDDEIVVAHELKRTFGTTDGFSPSTHKQQEDRSYFLVSRAIKDSQKLHETFNEGLAKIRASGEYDKIVETYRREHLK